In Juglans regia cultivar Chandler chromosome 13, Walnut 2.0, whole genome shotgun sequence, the following proteins share a genomic window:
- the LOC109013695 gene encoding uncharacterized protein LOC109013695: protein MATLAPGILLKLLNGMNTGVKPTNEYRSSLLQVTDIVPADLDEKSLWPKHGFYIKVSDSSHSIYVSLPSEHNDFVLSNKMQLGQFIYVDRLEPGSPVPVVKGAKPLPGRHPFVGTPEPLMGLRERGEPKSNSKLSAPRRGSWGTGPDGTDCVSSPMVCKPINLDFDQCTPVKDRNTSVKEGNANFPMSPMIRGKVGKDGNCVRCSFGEGLLAKMVDAKGESPAFLRKSCVVPSPSKFPRSRSVCERDPKIPINPLNSAEKKTSTPAPRSRSAARVATSLNMTGDAQNSGSKITQLQSESGNAAPDISTSLPMNLPGKLGMLGKEAVQHRETAQKIALQALRDASATEALVRCLKMFSNLSKSAKPDAPVACFDQFLEFHHQIVQAVTDMVSIQAATSASEMAQNPNAKKKDCPTGEESPILHEIIPNSLDQSRNSELTLSKRRTALYKSIAAFPERGEQRTNLGKLLRSNSNPKTCFERKGPSTPLGKLPLEAACENDENKKPSCCSLNNTIKLGRQIETEAGNWFMDFLEKALETGMKKMKGAANGDARKVPQSLILKVINWVEVEQCDSSKRSVHPKATQLARKLRIKMKNP from the exons ATGGCGACATTGGCACCGGGAATTCTGTTGAAGCTTCTCAATGGAATGAACACAGGCGTCAAACCGACCAACGAGTACCGGAGCTCGCTTCTGCAGGTGACAGACATCGTCCCGGCGGATCTCGACGAGAAGAGTCTTTGGCCGAAGCACGGGTTTTACATTAAAGTTTCCGACTCTTCTCACTCTATCTATGTCAGTCTTCCCTCTGAACATAATGATTTCGTTCTCAGCAATAAAATGCAGCTGGGGCAGTTCATCTATGTCGATAGATTGGAGCCAGGGTCTCCGGTTCCAGTTGTTAAAGGTGCGAAACCACTTCCTGGCAGACACCCGTTTGTGGGCACGCCGGAGCCGTTAATGGGTCTTAGAGAGAGAGGTGAGCCAAAGTCCAACTCAAAACTCTCAGCTCCCAGAAGGGGCTCTTGGGGAACGGGACCGGATGGCACCGACTGTGTGTCGTCCCCTATGGTTTGCAAGCCTATTAATTTAGACTTCGATCAGTGTACACCAGTGAAAGATCGTAATACCTCGGTGAAAGAGGGAAATGCTAATTTTCCGATGTCTCCGATGATAAGGGGGAAGGTGGGGAAGGATGGAAACTGTGTTAGATGTTCTTTTGGCGAAGGGCTATTGGCGAAGATGGTGGATGCAAAGGGAGAAAGCCCTGCTTTTCTTAGGAAAAGCTGTGTAGTCCCTTCTCCTTCGAAATTTCCAAGGAGCAGAAGCGTTTGCGAAAGAGATCCTAAGATCCCAATAAATCCCTTAAACTCAGCC GAAAAGAAAACTTCAACTCCCGCTCCGCGCTCAAGGAGTGCTGCAAGAGTGGCAACTTCTCTCAATATGACGGGGGATGCCCAGAACTCCGGTTCAAAAATTACTCAATTACAGTCAGAGTCTGGTAATGCAGCTCCTGATATCAGCACAAGTCTCCCCATGAATTTGCCTGGAAAACTTGGCATGCTGGGCAAG GAAGCAGTGCAGCATCGAGAAACAGCTCAGAAAATTGCCCTTCAAGCACTCAGGGATGCTTCAGCCACGGAGGCATTAGTTCGGTGTCTCAA GATGTTTTCAAACTTGAGTAAATCAGCTAAACCTGATGCTCCAGTGGCCTGTTTTGATCAGTTTCTAGAATTTCATCATCAAATTGTGCAAGCAGTGACTGACATGGTGTCCATTCAAGCAGCTACTTCAGCCTCTGAAATGGCTCAAAACCCAAATGCTAAAAAGAAAGATTGCCCAACTGGCGAAGAGTCCCCAATTTTACACGAAATCATACCCAACTCGTTGGACCAAAGCCGAAATTCAGAACTGACATTATCGAAAAGGAGAACAGCATTATACAAATCCATTGCAGCCTTTCCTGAAAGAGGTGAGCAGAGGACAAATCTGGGAAAACTCCTGAGATCAAATAGCAACCCGAAGACATGCTTCGAACGGAAAGGACCATCTACTCCACTTGGGAAGCTGCCACTTGAAGCTGCCTGTGAGAATGACGAAAACAAAAAACCTTCATGTTGTAGCCTAAACAATACAATCAAATTGGGAAGGCAGATTGAAACAGAAGCTGGAAACTGGTTTATGGACTTTttggagaaggctttggaaACAGgcatgaagaaaatgaaaggtgCAGCAAATGGGGATGCTCGGAAGGTTCCTCAATCTCTTATACTTAAGGTTATTAACTGGGTGGAAGTAGAGCAGTGTGATAGCAGTAAGCGATCTGTTCATCCCAAAGCAACACAGCTAGCTCGGAagttgaggatcaagatgaAGAATCCTTGA
- the LOC109013696 gene encoding deoxynucleoside triphosphate triphosphohydrolase SAMHD1 homolog has protein sequence MGVRTDVELSIDRRVLKHVHDNVHGNIYLEPLFLKFIDTEQFQRLRELKQLSLAHMVYPGAVHSRFEHSLGVYWLAGKAVDTINSYQGLELDIEHSDIQTVKLAGLLHDVGHGPFSHSFEREFLPRLLNDFTWRHEDMSVKMIDYIVDEHNIEIDSECLKKVKEMITASHEDNPTKSMVEKHFLYDIVANGRNGIDVDKFDYIVRDSRACGLGCNFQFERLMETMRVIGDEICYRAKDYLTIHKLFATRADLHRTVYTHAKVKAIELMVTDALLKANDSLGISSSIYQPAEFWKLDDSILRRIEISTERELKESRDLILRIRRRELYQFCNEFSVPKDKMEHFKNITPQDIVCSQKAGGVTLKEEDIAVSNVKIDLTRGRNNPLECIKFFKEYESDETFPIQDDRISHLLPAFYQDMIVRVYSKKPELVEAVSEAFENFQLKTYGMKTQVHATPEKKKRRT, from the exons ATGGGAGTTCGTACGGACGTAGAGCTCTCGATAGACCGTCGTGTGTTGAAGCACGTCCACGACAATGTTCACGGCAACATCTATCTCGAGCCG CTCTTTTTAAAGTTTATTGATACCGAACAGTTTCAGAG GCTTCGTGAGCTAAAGCAACTTT CTTTAGCACACATGGTTTACCCAGGGGCAGTGCATTCTCGCTTTGAACATTCACTTGGGGTGTACTGGTTGGCCGGAAAAGCTGTTGATACAATTAACTCTTACCAA GGCTTGGAGCTTGATATCGAGCATTCAGATATACAGACAGTAAAACTTGCAG GACTACTGCATGATGTTGGCCATGGGCCGTTCAGCCACTCGTTTGAGCGCGAGTTTCTTCCTCGGCTTCTTAATGACTTCACATG GCGTCATGAGGACATGTCTGTGAAGATGATAGACTACATTGTTGATGAGCACAATATCGAAATTGATTCCGAATGCCTTAAGAAAGTGAAG GAAATGATAACAGCTAGCCATGAAGATAATCCAACAAAG AGTATGGTTGAAAAGCATTTCTTGTATGATATTGTTGCAAATGGTCGGAATGGAATAGATGTAGATAA GTTTGACTACATAGTTCGGGACTCTCGGGCTTGTGGTCTAGGTTGCAATTTTCAATTTGAGAG GTTGATGGAAACTATGCGAGTCATTGGTGACGAGATATGTTATCGAGCCAAGGATT ATCTGACAATCCACAAGTTGTTCGCCACTCGTGCTGATTTGCATAGAACAGTTTATACACATGCAAAAGTAAAG GCAATAGAACTCATGGTTACTGATGCTCTGTTAAAAGCTAATGATTCTCTAGGCATTTCGTCCTCAATTTATCAACCAGCTGAATTTTGGAAG TTGGATGACTCAATACTAAGGCGAATTGAAATTTCTACTGAACGTGAGCTCAAGGAATCAAGAGACTTAATCCTACGCATTCGGAGAAGGGAGCTATATCAG TTCTGCAATGAGTTCTCTGTCCCCAAGGACAAAATGGAGCACTTCAAAAACATCACTCCACAAGATATTGTCTGTTCCCAG AAAGCTGGTGGTGTTACActaaaagaagaagatattgccGTGAGCAACGTAAAGATTGATTTGACACGTGGAAGGAATAATCCTCTTGAATG CATCAAATTTTTCAAG GAATATGAGAGCGATGAAACATTCCCAATCCAAGATGACCGCATCAGCCACCTGCTACCTGCATTTTACCAAGATATGATAGTTAGGGTGTACTCGAAGAAGCCGGAACTG GTGGAAGCAGTATCTGAGGCCTTCGAAAATTTTCAGTTGAAGACATATGGAATGAAAACACAGGTTCACGCAACTCCTGAAAAGAAGAAACGCCGAACATAA